Proteins encoded by one window of Cyclobacteriaceae bacterium:
- a CDS encoding redoxin domain-containing protein, with protein sequence MRLALSIIFLIACFSGIAAIFWEQEYQYSLPTPVPPNYKAIPVGQVVSLREFSNLPEGPLFLHFYNPDCPCSRFNAKHLKSLIRQYGDSVQLYIVVPNLGAKRKAVSEFGDEQQYLVDDKLQIANAYGVYATPQAVLVDRKGKLFYRGNYNKSRYCTTKASNYAELALVALLNNQNPPVFDFFATEAYGCSFEEEDRTSQLNFF encoded by the coding sequence ATGCGTCTTGCCCTCTCCATTATATTTCTGATAGCATGCTTTAGTGGTATTGCTGCCATTTTTTGGGAACAGGAATATCAATACAGTTTGCCCACACCCGTTCCGCCAAACTACAAAGCGATACCGGTGGGTCAAGTGGTTTCTCTGCGCGAGTTTTCCAACCTTCCTGAGGGCCCGTTGTTTCTACACTTTTATAATCCGGATTGTCCGTGTTCACGTTTCAACGCCAAGCATTTGAAATCATTGATCCGACAATATGGCGACAGTGTACAGTTATATATTGTTGTTCCAAACCTTGGCGCTAAGCGTAAAGCCGTTTCAGAATTTGGAGATGAGCAACAATACCTCGTTGACGATAAACTGCAGATAGCCAATGCGTATGGTGTATATGCCACACCACAAGCGGTGTTGGTTGATCGTAAAGGAAAACTTTTTTACAGAGGTAATTATAATAAGTCGCGTTACTGCACAACCAAAGCCAGCAACTATGCCGAGCTTGCGTTGGTGGCGCTACTCAATAATCAAAATCCCCCCGTGTTTGATTTTTTTGCCACAGAAGCGTACGGCTGCTCATTTGAAGAGGAGGACCGAACATCACAATTGAATTTCTTTTAA
- a CDS encoding DUF2214 family protein → MTTELLLRYIHFISIFAIAATLVSEHLLLKQELTRKEIARLARIDAVYGVAALTLLGAGLTLWLGSYGKPAEFYSKNWIFHVKLSLFVCIGLLSIYPTVFFLKNRKGNPEEAVTIPGKIFWMVRFELLLLFIIPLLAGLMAKSVGYFGE, encoded by the coding sequence ATGACCACCGAACTGCTGCTCCGATACATTCACTTCATCAGCATTTTTGCCATTGCCGCTACGTTGGTGTCCGAGCATTTGTTGCTGAAACAAGAACTTACCCGAAAAGAAATTGCCCGACTGGCTCGCATTGATGCGGTATATGGTGTGGCTGCATTGACATTGCTTGGCGCAGGATTAACCTTGTGGCTCGGAAGCTATGGCAAGCCTGCTGAGTTTTACAGCAAGAATTGGATTTTCCATGTAAAGCTTTCGTTGTTTGTTTGTATTGGGTTGCTCTCCATTTATCCTACCGTATTCTTTTTGAAAAACAGAAAAGGTAATCCCGAAGAGGCAGTTACCATCCCCGGCAAAATTTTCTGGATGGTTCGTTTTGAATTGCTGCTGTTGTTCATCATCCCCTTGCTGGCCGGACTAATGGCGAAGAGCGTGGGGTACTTTGGTGAATAA
- a CDS encoding GNAT family N-acetyltransferase translates to MTIRKIRPEDNKHVGNIIRTVMPEFGASGQGFAIHDKEVDDMYATYNQPRCAYFVCEEAGKIVGGGGVAPLEGGDADTCELKKMYFLPEGRGKGWGQQVLRECLQAATEIGFHYCYLETFNTMKGAMKLYEKNGFEKIPKPCGNTGHFACDTFYRKKLQS, encoded by the coding sequence ATGACGATCCGTAAGATTCGCCCCGAAGACAATAAACACGTTGGTAACATCATCCGCACGGTAATGCCCGAGTTTGGCGCCAGCGGTCAGGGTTTTGCCATACACGATAAGGAAGTGGATGACATGTACGCCACCTATAACCAGCCGCGATGCGCATACTTTGTTTGTGAAGAAGCAGGAAAAATTGTGGGTGGAGGGGGTGTGGCTCCATTGGAAGGAGGCGATGCCGACACCTGTGAACTGAAGAAGATGTATTTTCTACCAGAAGGGAGAGGAAAGGGTTGGGGGCAGCAAGTGCTGCGTGAATGCCTGCAGGCCGCTACTGAAATTGGGTTTCACTATTGTTATCTGGAAACGTTCAACACCATGAAGGGCGCCATGAAGTTGTATGAGAAAAATGGTTTCGAGAAAATCCCGAAGCCTTGTGGCAATACAGGGCATTTCGCTTGCGATACGTTTTATAGGAAGAAACTTCAAAGCTAA
- a CDS encoding glycoside hydrolase family 3 protein yields MRKIGLMILFLALTLSTHALQVRDSLDIKIGQMILIGFPKAEVDNTVLEEVRQGKVGSIILFEKNIPAKNSYIALKKITWTYQQAASIPLLIAIDQEGGRVNRLKEKYGFPRSVTAAQLGKMPLDSVRFYGETTAATLAGLGINLNFAPVVDLASNPTNPIIAKVERAYSANPDSVALYAKEFIKAHHKLGVLTTLKHFPGHGSSKDDTHLGIADVTQTWNKDELTPYKKLIDEGFVDAVMTAHIVNKKLDEKGNPGTLSSSIINGILRKELGYRGVVFSDDMQMHAIAKHYGLEEAIRLSILAGVDILTFSNNISGSQERTVDVVHRIIRKFVQDGVITPERIDESYKRVMALKKRLNGITADYYRARMIKIEREAIKAQELSRKNMELALEQERVAQELYENLKAEQGKSKKKKKKKD; encoded by the coding sequence ATGAGAAAAATTGGTTTAATGATATTGTTTTTGGCGCTGACACTTTCAACGCACGCCTTACAAGTGCGCGATAGCCTGGATATAAAAATCGGGCAAATGATTTTGATCGGCTTTCCAAAAGCAGAAGTAGATAATACCGTATTGGAGGAAGTTCGGCAGGGAAAGGTGGGATCAATCATTTTGTTTGAGAAAAATATTCCGGCAAAGAATTCCTACATCGCGTTAAAGAAAATTACCTGGACGTATCAGCAGGCCGCATCCATTCCCTTGCTGATTGCTATTGATCAGGAAGGCGGAAGAGTGAATCGCCTGAAAGAAAAGTATGGCTTCCCACGATCGGTAACGGCAGCACAATTGGGTAAAATGCCGCTGGACTCCGTTCGGTTTTATGGTGAAACTACAGCCGCCACACTGGCGGGCTTAGGCATCAATTTGAACTTTGCTCCGGTTGTGGATCTGGCATCCAATCCCACAAACCCGATCATTGCAAAAGTGGAACGTGCATACTCCGCTAACCCGGATTCGGTAGCGTTGTATGCGAAAGAATTTATTAAAGCGCATCATAAACTTGGCGTGCTCACTACGCTCAAGCATTTTCCCGGACACGGAAGCTCAAAAGACGACACACACCTCGGTATTGCCGATGTTACCCAAACGTGGAACAAGGATGAGCTGACTCCATATAAGAAATTGATTGATGAAGGTTTTGTAGATGCGGTGATGACTGCCCACATTGTAAATAAAAAACTGGATGAGAAGGGGAATCCGGGAACACTTTCTTCTTCCATCATCAATGGCATTTTAAGAAAGGAGCTGGGGTACCGGGGCGTTGTGTTTTCAGACGATATGCAGATGCACGCCATTGCAAAACACTACGGACTGGAAGAAGCCATCAGACTTTCCATTCTGGCGGGAGTGGATATTCTCACTTTCTCCAACAATATTTCTGGCAGTCAGGAGCGTACGGTTGATGTGGTGCACCGCATAATTCGTAAATTCGTACAGGATGGCGTGATCACACCGGAGCGAATTGATGAATCGTACAAGCGTGTAATGGCATTGAAGAAAAGATTGAACGGCATAACGGCAGATTACTACCGTGCAAGAATGATTAAGATAGAGCGCGAAGCGATTAAAGCGCAGGAGTTGTCACGAAAAAATATGGAGCTTGCCTTGGAGCAGGAGCGTGTTGCCCAAGAGCTTTATGAAAACCTGAAAGCCGAACAGGGCAAATCAAAAAAGAAGAAAAAGAAAAAGGATTAA
- the hutF gene encoding formimidoylglutamate deiminase, producing MKYFQFKYLLQQEGWLQNVYLKIDDVGIIQSLSTAPPDPAVSIEYINGFALPGFQNAHSHAFQFGMAGMAEKHKPGTNDDFWSWREAMYECALSMNPDEMEQVATACYKQMLQKGYTHVAEFHYLHHDKNGKPYTNPAEMGERLLSAAANSGIKITLVPVFYQKGNFGKDPLPQQCRFISQTIDDYFQLLDDTAHAVSKFSNAKLGFGVHSLRAVDSHDIIKTVEQGPKDIPFHLHAAEQLKEVDDCLAYLGKRPIEWLLENVSLNDRFHMVHCTHMNDREVEGLAKSGANAVLCPGTEGNLGDGIFRLTDFYRHGGSWSIGTDSHISLNPLEDLRWLDYAQRFTTHRRNTFDDGASVLINKTLIAGRKAMGNQIQAYFQVGQPLDAVVYNEHTPLLKQAGAAHALSAITYTTDSSAILGTLVDGKWIV from the coding sequence ATGAAATATTTTCAATTCAAATATTTACTACAACAGGAAGGCTGGCTGCAAAACGTTTATCTTAAAATAGATGACGTGGGGATTATTCAATCCTTGTCAACTGCTCCGCCCGATCCCGCTGTTTCTATTGAATACATTAACGGTTTTGCGTTGCCGGGTTTCCAAAATGCACATTCTCATGCTTTTCAATTCGGCATGGCCGGCATGGCCGAAAAACATAAGCCAGGTACAAACGATGATTTCTGGAGTTGGCGCGAAGCCATGTACGAATGTGCCTTGAGCATGAATCCCGATGAGATGGAACAAGTAGCTACTGCGTGCTACAAGCAGATGCTGCAAAAGGGGTACACACACGTAGCTGAGTTTCACTACCTCCATCATGATAAAAATGGGAAGCCTTATACAAATCCGGCTGAGATGGGTGAGCGATTACTTTCCGCTGCCGCCAATTCGGGAATTAAAATTACATTGGTTCCCGTATTTTATCAGAAAGGAAATTTTGGAAAGGATCCACTACCCCAACAATGCAGGTTCATCTCACAAACTATTGATGATTATTTTCAATTGCTGGATGACACCGCGCATGCGGTTTCAAAATTTTCCAACGCAAAACTTGGCTTTGGTGTTCACTCCCTCCGCGCAGTTGATTCGCACGACATCATAAAAACAGTTGAACAAGGCCCGAAAGACATCCCTTTTCATTTGCACGCTGCCGAACAACTAAAAGAAGTTGACGATTGCTTAGCCTACCTAGGCAAGCGCCCCATCGAATGGCTGTTGGAAAACGTTTCGCTTAACGATCGCTTTCACATGGTGCATTGCACACATATGAATGATCGTGAGGTAGAAGGCCTGGCAAAATCAGGAGCAAATGCCGTGTTATGTCCGGGTACGGAAGGCAACCTTGGGGATGGTATTTTCAGGTTAACCGATTTTTATAGGCACGGTGGCAGTTGGTCGATTGGAACAGACAGCCACATCAGTTTAAATCCATTGGAGGATTTACGTTGGCTCGACTATGCCCAACGGTTCACCACCCATCGCAGAAATACATTTGATGATGGTGCATCGGTGTTGATTAACAAGACCCTCATTGCCGGTCGTAAAGCAATGGGGAATCAAATACAGGCCTATTTTCAGGTTGGTCAGCCCTTGGACGCAGTTGTTTACAATGAACATACTCCCTTATTAAAACAAGCCGGGGCTGCACATGCGCTTTCTGCTATTACCTACACGACCGATTCATCGGCTATTCTGGGTACTTTGGTTGATGGAAAGTGGATTGTTTGA
- a CDS encoding D-alanyl-D-alanine carboxypeptidase, with protein sequence MKYFNFIMLAVLIVQAACSPVSTPKLTKQFQEIESKFQDNTGFVLYDPQEQKTIFSYNGDRYFIPASNTKIFTLFASLNLLGDSIPALQYVVQGDSLIFSGTGDPSFLYNDVFGNSRAYEFLKNSGKDLYYAGGNFHTTPLGRGWAWNDYQYSYSPERSAFPMFGNMYTVTQPTASGIRVNPPYFKKYFWLADSAMRASSFVREIGSNRTDFYPGRVAVDGRQWRVPFRTGDLVTADLLSDTLKQPVYLTNTRLSATNRKLFYSTPADSVYKVMMQASDNFLAEQLLLVCSWVLSDSLRPEIAIRHVKENYLKDLPDNPVWLDGSGLSRNNLFTPRSVVKLWEKLYASVDRDRLFPLLAIGGKAGTIRNYYKNDPPYIYGKTGTLSNNHILSGYLITKKGRTLIFSYMNGNYTVPASEVRAEMEKVLKQIHDNF encoded by the coding sequence TATGCTGGCTGTGCTGATTGTACAGGCGGCCTGTTCTCCGGTTTCTACACCAAAGCTTACCAAGCAGTTCCAGGAAATCGAATCGAAGTTTCAGGACAATACGGGCTTTGTGCTCTATGATCCGCAAGAGCAGAAAACCATCTTCTCGTATAATGGTGACCGGTACTTCATTCCGGCATCTAACACAAAAATCTTCACCTTGTTTGCTTCCCTTAACCTGTTGGGTGATTCCATACCTGCGCTGCAATATGTGGTGCAAGGTGACTCACTAATTTTTTCCGGAACGGGCGATCCTTCTTTTTTATACAATGATGTTTTTGGAAATAGTCGCGCCTATGAATTTTTAAAGAACAGTGGAAAGGATTTGTATTATGCGGGGGGTAATTTTCACACCACACCATTAGGCCGGGGTTGGGCGTGGAATGATTACCAATATTCCTACTCGCCCGAGCGTTCAGCATTTCCCATGTTTGGCAACATGTACACCGTTACCCAACCAACGGCTTCCGGCATTCGTGTGAACCCGCCTTATTTCAAGAAATATTTTTGGTTGGCAGACAGCGCCATGCGTGCGTCAAGCTTCGTGCGCGAAATCGGATCTAACCGAACTGATTTTTATCCGGGTCGTGTAGCGGTTGATGGACGGCAATGGAGGGTTCCGTTCAGAACCGGTGATTTGGTTACAGCCGACTTATTGTCGGATACCTTAAAACAACCTGTGTATTTAACAAACACCCGACTATCAGCTACCAATCGTAAATTGTTTTACAGCACGCCTGCCGACAGTGTCTACAAAGTGATGATGCAGGCGAGCGATAATTTTTTGGCCGAGCAATTACTGTTGGTATGCTCATGGGTGTTAAGCGATTCACTCAGGCCGGAAATCGCCATTCGCCATGTAAAAGAGAATTACCTGAAGGATTTACCGGATAATCCGGTTTGGCTGGATGGTTCTGGTCTGTCGCGCAACAATTTATTTACACCACGAAGCGTGGTGAAGCTGTGGGAGAAATTGTACGCCAGTGTAGACCGCGATCGGTTGTTTCCGTTGCTGGCCATTGGCGGCAAAGCCGGAACGATAAGAAATTATTATAAGAATGATCCGCCTTACATTTATGGTAAAACCGGCACGTTGAGTAACAATCATATTTTAAGCGGTTATCTGATAACCAAAAAAGGTCGTACCCTCATTTTCAGTTACATGAATGGCAATTACACGGTGCCGGCAAGTGAGGTGCGGGCCGAGATGGAAAAAGTTTTAAAACAAATACACGACAACTTTTAA
- a CDS encoding N-formylglutamate amidohydrolase yields the protein MQAFQVVSPTQDKVPLILSVPHCGTVFPDELKSHYKEELIQSPDDTDWFVHQLYDFAPAMGITLIHAVYSRWVIDLNRDPQSKPLYSDGRIITGLCPTTDFFGNLIYVDERSEIDQQEVSRRVELYYEPYHQKLKALLEETKQQFGQVLLWDCHSIRQYVHTIHKEKFPDLILGDADGTSASPGLIETAIRNLESSGYSFQHNYPFKGGYITRQYGKPTDNQHALQLEMSKVQYMDDSEMKYDPPRADKMREVLKRTLEALIDGLVKI from the coding sequence ATGCAGGCTTTTCAGGTTGTATCGCCTACGCAGGATAAAGTCCCGTTAATATTAAGCGTACCGCATTGTGGCACAGTCTTCCCTGATGAGTTGAAATCTCATTACAAAGAAGAGCTGATTCAATCACCTGACGACACGGACTGGTTTGTACATCAGCTTTATGATTTTGCACCTGCTATGGGCATTACCCTGATTCATGCCGTGTACAGTCGCTGGGTGATTGACCTGAACCGCGACCCACAAAGCAAACCGTTGTATTCGGATGGGCGCATCATAACCGGGTTGTGTCCTACTACCGATTTTTTTGGAAACCTAATTTATGTTGATGAGCGATCAGAAATTGATCAACAGGAAGTAAGCAGAAGGGTAGAATTGTATTATGAACCGTATCATCAAAAGCTGAAAGCATTATTAGAAGAAACAAAGCAGCAGTTTGGACAGGTGTTGTTATGGGATTGTCACTCCATCCGCCAATATGTGCACACCATTCACAAAGAGAAATTCCCGGATTTGATTTTAGGCGATGCCGATGGCACATCCGCGTCACCGGGGTTGATTGAAACAGCCATTCGTAACCTCGAGTCATCCGGATATTCCTTTCAACATAATTATCCGTTCAAAGGCGGGTACATCACACGCCAATACGGCAAACCAACCGACAATCAACATGCGTTACAGTTGGAGATGAGTAAGGTGCAATACATGGATGATAGTGAAATGAAATACGACCCCCCCCGTGCAGACAAAATGCGCGAAGTGTTGAAACGTACGTTGGAGGCGTTGATTGATGGGTTGGTGAAAATATAA
- a CDS encoding prolyl oligopeptidase family serine peptidase, with protein MRTLTGFLFLLIALSASAQLTELTVEKIMRDPKWIGTSPSNVRWSHDSKTIYFNWNPENAPGDSLYKITLQNRTPQKVSKAERMSLPGSGTYNSAFTKMVYEKNGDIHLLDVASGKSTTITQTVGRESNPYFSGDEKKIIYTYDQNLYAWEIGTGNFAQLTDFKRGRKPSTPSETEQQKWLKQDQLAYIQILKERKEKRDASRAHRETEEPKRPKEIYLEEKMLSQAQLSPDGNYVTFALTKNANAKATIVPNYVTESGFTEDLNTRTKVGAPQNAQEFFVYDIKRDTVLQVKTDDIPGIMDKPAYLAGNEDGKEKKPQPRAVSFFGPTWSPDGKHAVVQVRAGDNKDRWIMKLDAATQKLSLINRQHDDAWIGGPGSFSLGWINNNELWFVSEETGYAHLYAYNFTTQNTRALTSGKYEVQQVTLSRDRKNFYLITNEVHPGEKQFYRLPVQGGKAERLTTLTGSHNVDLSPDEKMIAFLYSYSNKPWELFLQENKSTTKPQQITNSLSSEFKSYAWRDPVLTTFKARDGADVYTRLYKPEKPNGAAVIFVHGAGYLQNAHKWWSSYFREYMFHNLLTDKGYTVIDMDYRASAGYGRDWRTGIYQFMGGKDLTDHVDGAAWLVNEHGIDPKRIGIYGGSYGGFITLMGMFTTPDVFAAGAALRPVTDWAHYNHPYTSNILNLPYTDSLAYAKSSPIYHAEGLKGALLMCHGMIDVNVHFQDVVRLSQRLIELGKDNWELAVYPLEDHGFVEPSSWTDEYKRILKLFEVNLN; from the coding sequence ATGCGTACGCTTACCGGTTTTCTTTTTCTGCTGATAGCCTTGTCAGCTTCCGCTCAGTTAACCGAACTGACCGTGGAAAAAATTATGCGCGACCCAAAGTGGATCGGCACTTCGCCCTCTAACGTCCGTTGGTCGCACGACAGCAAAACAATCTATTTTAACTGGAATCCCGAAAATGCTCCTGGTGATTCTTTGTATAAGATCACCCTGCAAAATCGTACACCACAAAAAGTATCCAAAGCCGAACGCATGAGCCTGCCCGGCTCGGGCACATACAACAGTGCCTTTACAAAAATGGTGTATGAAAAAAATGGCGATATCCATTTGCTGGATGTGGCTTCGGGAAAATCCACTACCATCACCCAAACCGTAGGCCGCGAAAGCAATCCTTATTTTTCAGGTGATGAGAAAAAGATCATTTACACCTACGATCAAAACTTGTATGCGTGGGAAATCGGCACCGGTAACTTCGCTCAACTCACCGACTTCAAACGCGGAAGGAAACCATCTACACCTTCAGAAACTGAACAACAAAAATGGTTGAAGCAGGATCAACTTGCTTACATTCAAATTCTTAAAGAAAGAAAAGAAAAGCGCGATGCTTCACGCGCACACCGTGAAACCGAAGAACCCAAACGCCCCAAAGAAATTTACCTGGAAGAAAAAATGCTGAGTCAGGCACAACTTAGTCCGGATGGCAACTATGTAACCTTTGCGCTTACCAAAAATGCCAATGCCAAGGCTACCATTGTACCGAACTATGTAACCGAAAGTGGCTTTACCGAAGACCTGAATACCCGCACCAAAGTAGGTGCACCGCAAAACGCGCAAGAATTTTTTGTGTATGACATCAAACGCGATACTGTGCTTCAGGTAAAAACCGATGACATCCCAGGCATCATGGACAAGCCCGCGTACCTGGCCGGCAATGAAGATGGTAAAGAAAAGAAACCACAACCGCGTGCTGTATCCTTCTTTGGCCCAACGTGGTCGCCCGATGGGAAGCATGCGGTAGTACAAGTACGTGCAGGCGACAACAAAGATCGCTGGATCATGAAGCTGGATGCAGCCACACAGAAACTTTCATTAATCAATCGCCAGCATGACGATGCCTGGATTGGCGGACCGGGAAGCTTCAGTTTGGGATGGATCAACAACAACGAGCTTTGGTTTGTATCAGAAGAAACGGGTTATGCACATTTGTATGCGTACAACTTCACCACACAGAATACGCGTGCACTTACCTCCGGAAAATACGAAGTACAACAGGTAACGCTTTCGCGCGACCGGAAGAATTTTTACCTAATCACCAACGAGGTGCACCCCGGAGAAAAACAATTTTATCGCTTACCGGTGCAGGGAGGAAAAGCCGAGCGACTGACAACCCTGACGGGTTCGCATAATGTAGATTTATCACCTGATGAAAAAATGATTGCGTTCCTCTACTCGTACAGCAACAAACCATGGGAATTATTTCTTCAGGAAAATAAATCAACCACAAAACCTCAGCAAATAACCAATTCACTCTCATCTGAATTCAAATCATACGCATGGCGCGATCCGGTACTCACCACCTTCAAAGCACGCGATGGTGCAGATGTATACACGCGTTTGTATAAACCGGAAAAGCCCAATGGCGCTGCAGTAATTTTTGTACATGGCGCTGGCTATTTACAAAACGCGCACAAGTGGTGGAGCAGTTACTTCCGCGAGTATATGTTCCATAACTTACTAACGGATAAAGGTTACACCGTTATCGATATGGACTACCGCGCCAGTGCGGGTTACGGTCGCGATTGGCGAACAGGCATTTACCAGTTTATGGGCGGCAAAGACTTAACCGACCATGTAGATGGTGCTGCGTGGCTGGTGAATGAGCATGGCATTGATCCAAAGCGAATCGGTATCTATGGCGGATCATATGGTGGATTCATCACTTTAATGGGCATGTTCACCACACCCGATGTATTTGCTGCCGGTGCAGCCCTTCGTCCGGTAACGGATTGGGCACATTACAACCATCCGTATACGTCTAACATTTTAAATCTTCCCTATACAGATAGTTTAGCCTACGCCAAAAGTTCTCCCATCTATCATGCAGAAGGTTTAAAGGGTGCCTTGCTGATGTGCCATGGCATGATTGATGTGAACGTTCACTTTCAGGATGTGGTGCGGCTATCACAACGGCTTATCGAGCTTGGTAAAGACAATTGGGAACTGGCCGTATATCCGCTCGAAGATCACGGCTTTGTTGAGCCTAGTAGTTGGACCGATGAGTACAAACGGATACTGAAGTTGTTTGAAGTTAATCTGAATTAA
- a CDS encoding GAF domain-containing protein has protein sequence METKKLSTAERKVIFETIKKQSDVFMNYALAAYFLFGIFLSFFYDTYFIAIGVGGLSIAAYFIVKALLPNSNLYQYVLGGVYAIFAAQFIYQMHGLFEMHFFVFVGSTLLITYQNWRLQLPLILLVVIHHATFAYIQYLGYREIYFTQLDYMDLQTFMFHGALAAVIVAICGYWAFDLEKKTISESVNKIALENQLKSVSKNIEFAEQISSGNLTVEYQLQNDQDELGNALLSMRENLLKASIKENQEKFVTIGITQVGDVIRNNPDSLQKLSDDFVRTVVKYMGMNQGALFLLEQEDESEYLNLTACYAYDRKKYLERKISVEEGLVGQCFMERDVIYMTKVPQNYVQITSGLGEATPGCVILVPVMTADEIVGVFELASFKALEQYKIDFLRKVCENIASSIVSSRVTERVKRLLAESQQQTEEMRAQEEEMRQNMEELQATQEEMRRKEQHAQEILHQAQVKAERTAQIRNTMKKLVKDSDIQMGNWDVAVDKIIGSAFSFMNVSRVGLWMVRDDNKVLQCEKLHSSKRAADQLEAFRATEYPHFFSSILAEEDLRAEDVTRHSSLHELLDSYFGKNNIKSVYGTYIFDRGNIMGLLLCEHNEQHDWTEEENSFLRRCADLITSVHQTNYIKRLTQTMTVN, from the coding sequence ATGGAGACTAAAAAACTATCTACCGCTGAACGCAAAGTAATTTTTGAAACAATCAAAAAACAATCCGATGTGTTCATGAATTATGCTCTTGCCGCATATTTTTTGTTCGGAATCTTTCTTTCCTTTTTTTACGACACGTATTTCATCGCCATTGGGGTAGGTGGATTAAGCATCGCAGCTTATTTCATTGTAAAGGCCTTATTGCCCAACAGCAACCTATACCAATATGTGTTAGGGGGTGTATATGCCATTTTTGCAGCCCAGTTTATTTACCAGATGCACGGTCTGTTTGAAATGCACTTCTTTGTATTTGTAGGATCGACTTTGTTGATCACGTATCAAAACTGGAGACTACAGTTGCCTTTAATCCTTTTAGTTGTGATACACCACGCGACTTTTGCGTATATCCAGTATTTGGGTTATAGGGAAATTTATTTCACTCAGCTTGATTACATGGATTTGCAAACCTTCATGTTCCATGGTGCGCTTGCTGCGGTAATCGTTGCCATTTGTGGATATTGGGCATTTGATCTTGAGAAGAAAACAATTTCCGAATCGGTGAACAAGATAGCTTTGGAGAATCAACTAAAAAGTGTTTCGAAAAATATTGAGTTTGCTGAACAAATCAGTTCCGGTAACCTTACAGTGGAGTATCAGTTGCAAAACGATCAGGATGAGTTGGGCAATGCTTTGCTTTCCATGCGTGAAAATCTGTTGAAGGCTAGCATCAAGGAAAATCAGGAAAAGTTTGTAACGATTGGAATTACGCAAGTGGGTGATGTGATCCGCAACAACCCAGACTCACTCCAAAAACTTTCTGATGATTTTGTTCGCACGGTGGTCAAATACATGGGTATGAATCAGGGTGCTTTGTTTTTATTGGAGCAGGAAGATGAAAGTGAATACCTGAACCTTACGGCTTGCTATGCATACGACCGTAAGAAATACCTGGAGCGGAAGATTAGTGTTGAAGAGGGTTTGGTTGGTCAATGTTTTATGGAACGGGATGTAATCTACATGACAAAAGTTCCGCAAAATTATGTTCAAATCACATCTGGATTAGGAGAGGCTACACCCGGTTGTGTTATTCTGGTTCCGGTAATGACTGCTGATGAGATTGTTGGCGTATTTGAGCTGGCATCCTTTAAAGCACTGGAGCAATACAAAATAGATTTCCTGAGAAAGGTTTGTGAAAATATCGCTTCTTCCATTGTCTCCTCACGCGTTACCGAACGCGTAAAGCGCCTGTTGGCCGAATCACAACAACAGACTGAAGAAATGCGTGCGCAAGAAGAGGAGATGCGACAGAATATGGAGGAGCTTCAGGCTACCCAGGAAGAAATGCGAAGAAAGGAGCAACACGCGCAGGAGATACTTCATCAGGCCCAGGTCAAAGCAGAACGAACAGCTCAAATTCGGAACACCATGAAAAAGCTGGTGAAGGATAGTGACATTCAGATGGGTAATTGGGATGTTGCCGTAGATAAAATTATTGGTTCCGCGTTTTCGTTTATGAATGTATCGCGTGTAGGTTTGTGGATGGTGCGTGATGACAACAAAGTGTTGCAATGCGAAAAATTACACAGCAGCAAACGGGCTGCGGATCAACTGGAAGCGTTTCGAGCTACTGAATATCCACACTTTTTTAGCAGTATTCTTGCAGAAGAAGATTTGCGGGCTGAGGACGTTACTCGTCATAGCTCTTTACACGAGTTACTCGATTCATATTTTGGTAAAAATAATATTAAGTCGGTCTATGGCACGTATATTTTCGATCGGGGAAACATCATGGGTTTACTTTTGTGTGAACATAATGAACAACATGATTGGACAGAAGAAGAAAATTCTTTTTTAAGACGCTGTGCTGATTTGATTACCTCTGTTCATCAAACAAACTACATCAAGCGTTTAACCCAGACGATGACGGTCAACTAA